The following are encoded in a window of Vicugna pacos chromosome 2, VicPac4, whole genome shotgun sequence genomic DNA:
- the MYL5 gene encoding myosin light chain 5 translates to MDQNRHGFIDKDLKVTYASLCKTNVEDEELDAMVRAALGPIGSTMFLNMFAKKLSGMGAEETILSAFKMLDPDGKGSINKDEGVIRRLLMSQADRMTADEVDQMFQFSTIDTAGNLDRKALSYVLTHGEERE, encoded by the exons ATGGATCAGAACCGACATGGCTTCATTGACAAGGACCTAAAGGTCACCTATGCCTCCCTGT GCAAAACCAACGTCGAGGACGAGGAGCTGGACGCTATGGTCAGGGCGGCCTTGGGGCCCATCGGCTCCACGATGTTCCTCAACATGTTTGCAAAGAAGCTGAGCG GTATGGGCGCCGAGGAGACCATCCTCAGCGCATTCAAGATGCTGGACCCCGACGGCAAAGGCAGCATTAACAAGGACGAGGGAGT CATCAGGAGGCTGCTGATGTCCCAGGCTGACAGGATGACTGCTGACGAG GTAGACCAGATGTTCCAGTTCTCAACCATCGACACTGCTGGCAACCTGGACCGTAAGGCACTGAGCTATGTGCTCACtcatggggaggagagggagtga